The DNA region GAACAATAGCGATACGGACAGCGGCATCATTGACATGCAGAGATAAAGATCCGGATATAATTTCATTTCAGCCCTCTTTGTGAAAAGAGGAAGTCCAAAGGGCGAGGTGGCGGATTATACAAAATTGCTTCATGTATAATTCATTAATTACCTGACTGCCGCCTCCCCTGCGGACTTTTTCTATTTATAAACGGGAAGAAAAAAATTTCTTCCGCATGATCCCTTTTTCATCCTTATTCTTCATTTCCTGTTTCAAAGGATGAAACTGCCTGTTTCTCGGTGTGAAACTGAGAGTTCCAAGCCATGAAACAAATCTGGAAATATAGAGATGAATTTTATCAGGTTGATAGCTCCTGAAAAGCAGGTCCGGTATTACTTAATAATAGTCACAGTGCCTTCCGCAAGCTGCCTTTCCTTAACCGGAGCAGCTGCCGCATAACCTAAAGCAGCGCAACCGTACACACGATGATTTTCGGGAATACCCAACTCCGTCAGGAAAGCACGTACCTCAGGATCATCATAAGTCTGCCCCAATTGATTGATCCAGCAGGAACCTATTCCGAGAGATTTTGCAGCAAGGAAGATATTCTGCATAGCACAGGCACAATCCATAGCTGCCCACCACTGCATCGGTTCATTGGATACGATGACAAGCGTAGGCGCATGATAATAACAGCAATAGGTCTGGCTGTGTCCACGCTCCTGCAAACGAGGCTCTTCACTCTTGGCAAAAGCGCCTTTGATCTTCTTATTCAGTTCTTCCAGCACCGTGGCATTTTGAATGGCTGTGAAATGCCACGTCTGATAATTCATACCACTTGGAGCATAGGTTGCCGCTTCCAAAATAGCATTCAGATCTTCTTGTGAAATCTGTTGTTCCATATAAGCGCGTACACTGCGACGCGACTTGATGGCTTTTAAAACTTCATTCATACTCTTTATTTTTTTGTCAATCCAACCTTTACATTCAGTCTGAAATAATACACGCCGTTCTCTTTTTCCAGAAAGCCGTACTTGTCCTTGTCTACCGAGCCTTTCTCCAAACGGGTATTCAGGAAAAGGAAGTCGGCAAATGTCCGGCGCTCCGACTTATGATAACAAAGCACTTCTCCTTCTGCATCCACCAGCAAAATACCTTCAACGGCAGAGTCCGTACCATTATAAATCTTTGCCGGACGCATACCAAGGGCAAGTGCCAACAAGAACTGCTTCATCTTAAACTCATAGAAACCATGCTTGTTTATCAGCTCATCTTTTATCTTCAAG from Bacteroides sp. MSB163 includes:
- a CDS encoding nitroreductase — its product is MNEVLKAIKSRRSVRAYMEQQISQEDLNAILEAATYAPSGMNYQTWHFTAIQNATVLEELNKKIKGAFAKSEEPRLQERGHSQTYCCYYHAPTLVIVSNEPMQWWAAMDCACAMQNIFLAAKSLGIGSCWINQLGQTYDDPEVRAFLTELGIPENHRVYGCAALGYAAAAPVKERQLAEGTVTIIK